From Gigantopelta aegis isolate Gae_Host unplaced genomic scaffold, Gae_host_genome ctg4591_pilon_pilon:::debris, whole genome shotgun sequence, one genomic window encodes:
- the LOC121392812 gene encoding uncharacterized protein LOC121392812 has translation MPMSIPPGSMNTSATPVPHAGTTNNLMYIPQVQNLPTTSSAQTGNSQQALTTPPPWIVSLCEQIAQLTSTTSEIYKRTERLETIETKICTIESSLMNLRRSVDAANERITKVEQSCQFMSNTFEEIRSENNQLRQSVNDLKETEKIANDDIVHLSKTAYQTQDKNQRLYDDILYLQTRSMRFNLLFSGLPDQGQNENTEEVVKTFIKKELEITEDTPIQVTHRLGPYRQSQSRPRTIVAHFQQLKDKDKIKMAAKTLAGKPFGINDQYPREIAERRKELYPVYRKARR, from the coding sequence ATGCCAATGTCAATTCCACCAGGCTCTATGAATACAAGCGCCACACCTGTCCCTCACGCTGGTACAACCAACAATTTAATGTACATACCACAAGTACAAAATCTGCCGACAACGTCGTCAGCGCAAACTGGTAATTCGCAACAAGCACTGACAACTCCTCCTCCTTGGATCGTAAGTCTCTGTGAACAGATCGCTCAGCTTACCTCCACCACTTCTGAAATCTACAAACGAACTGAACGTCTAGAAACAATAGAGACCAAGATATGCACGATAGAAAGCTCACTTATGAATCTACGTAGAAGTGTCGACGCCGCCAACGAGAGAATAACTAAGGTAGAACAGAGTTGCCAGTTCATGAGCAATACTTTTGAGGAGATCAGAAGTGAAAATAACCAGCTAAGACAATCTGTAAATGACTTAAAAGAAACTGAAAAAATAGCCAACGACGATATAGTTCACTTATCCAAAACTGCATACCAAACACAAGATAAAAACCAGAGATTGTATGACGATATTTTGTACTTACAAACTCGATCAATGCGCTTCAACCTTCTTTTCTCTGGACTTCCTGACCAAGGACAAAACGAAAATACAGAAGAGGtggtaaaaacatttattaaaaaggaACTAGAAATCACTGAGGACACCCCAATCCAAGTAACTCATAGACTTGGTCCATACAGGCAATCCCAATCAAGACCAAGAACAATAGTGGCCCATTTCCAGCAGTTAAAAGAtaaagacaaaattaaaatggctgcaaaaacaCTTGCTGGAAAGCCTTTTGGCATCAACGACCAGTACCCCCGGGAAATAGCCGAGAGAAGGAAGGAGCTATACCCTGTGTATAGAAAGGCCAGAAGGTAG